Below is a genomic region from Salmo salar chromosome ssa11, Ssal_v3.1, whole genome shotgun sequence.
atttgtgggagatgtttcttgtttagcgtgtgtgagcctaacaggactgtctagtaatcgtgagttcgttttgtatgttcatttttgagtttattaaatgttacaAAAAAATGAActctctcaactctgctgcatattggtcctctttttccgacgatgatttcgctatatcgtctgacgacgaagaaatccctgacatatCCCTTTAACAttgaggtggggggagagattCTCTTAATCACCTAATAGCAGGAACTGCActatctagtggtcagaaccttgTAATATCAGGATGTCAGACACAAATATAACAAATGTAatgactaatttctctgaacatGGGATAAACCGCAGCaccacagtaccagtcagaaacAGAGAACTGATACTGTTTACTCAGTCAGTGGGTGGCTGGGTGACCATTTCATTTTTATTCCTCATGTTTAACTTATTATTAGAAAAAAATGTGGGTCCAAATGGGATGTtaagtactatatttattgaatattagaTGAATCCTATAAATGAAAAattgccaatttgggtgcaataaaTTATCATCAAATTATAATTTCAAGAAAATAATGTTGTATGAATGCTAATCTTAATCTATTTCTAAATACAGAAACAATTTCAGACCAATCGGAGATGGAGTCATGACATGAAACGACCTGCCAGTCATGTCACAGCAAAactatatggttccatttatactaCCATATAAACCTTTACAGGTGCGGTTTATGGCCTTTTAGTAAACACTTCCATTTCCCCTTACTGCTTGCACTTATCCTTTCAGATCGACACCAGTTAACTAGAGGTAGGCCCCGAGGTAGACCCAGAGGTGTTCCTAAACACCAGACTAGACTAACTGGGGCCCAGAGGTGTTCCTGACCACCAGACCAGACTAACTGGGGCCCAGAGGTGTTCCTGACCACCAGACCAGACTAACTGGGGCCCAGAGGTGTTCCTAAACACCAGACCAGACTAACTGGGGCCCAGAGGTGTTCCTAAACACCAGACCAGACTAACTGGGGCCCAGAGGTGTTCCTGACCACCAGACCAGACTAACTGGGGCCCAGAGGTGTTCCTAAACACCAGACCAGACTAACTGGGGCCCAGAGGTGTTCCTGACCACCAGACTAGACTAACTGGGGCCCAGAGGTGTTCCTAAACACCAGACTAACTGGGGCCCAGAGGCGTTCCTGACCACCAGACCAGACTAACTGGGGCCCAGAGGTGTTCCTGACCACCAGACTAGACTAACTGGGGCCCAGAGGTGTTCCTGACCACCAGACTAGACTAACTGGGGCCCAGAGATGTTCCTAAACACCAGACTAACTGGGGCCCAGAGGTGTTCCTAAACACCAGACTAACTGGGGCCCAGAGGTGTTCCTGACCACCAGACCAGACTAACTGGGGCCCAGAGGTGTTCCTAAACACCAGACCAGACTAACTGGGGCCCAGAGGTGTTCCTGACCACCAGACTAGACTAACTGGGGCCCAGAGGTGTTCCTAAACACCAGACTAACTGGGGCCCAGAGGTGTTCCTGACCACCAGACCAGACTAACTGGGGCCCAGAGGTGTTCCTAAACACCAGACTAGACTAACTGGGGCCCAGAGGTGTTCCTGACCACCAGACTAGACTAACTGGGGCCCAGAGGTGTTCCTGACCACCAGACTAGACTAACTGGGGCCCAGAGATGTTCCTAAACACCAGACTAACTGGGGCCCAGAGGTGTTCCTGACCACCACACCAGACTAACTGGGGCCCAGAGGTGTTCCTGACCACCACACCAGACTAACTGGGGCCCAGAGGTGTTCCTAAACACCAGACCAGACTAACTGGGGCCCAGAGGTGTTCCTGACCACCAGACTAGACTAACTGGGGCCCAGAGGTGTTCCTAAACACCAGACTAACTGGGGCCCAGAGGTGTTCCTAAACACCAGACTAACTGGGGCCCAGAGGTGTTCCTGACCACCAGACCAGACTAACTGGGGCCCAGAGGTGTTCCTAAACACCAGACTAGACTAACTGGGGCCCAGAGGTGTTCCTGACCACCAGACTAGACTAACTGGGGCCCAGAGGTGTTCCTAAACACCAGACCAGACTAACTGGGGCCCAGAGGTGTTCCTGACCACCAGACCAGACTAACTGGGGCCCAGAGGTGTTCCTAAACACCAGACCAGACTAACTGGGGCCCAGAGGTGTTCCTGACCACCAGACCAGACTAACTGGGGCCCAGAGGTGTTCCTGACCACCAGACCAGACTAACTGGGGCCCAGGTGTTCCTAAACACCAGACTAACTGGGGCCCAGAGGTGTTCCTGACCACCAGACCAGACTAACTGGGGCCCAGGTGTTCCTAAACACCAGACTAACTGGGGCCCAGAGGTGTTCCTGGCCACCAGACCAGACTAACTGGGGCCCAGAGGTGTTCCTGACCACCAGACCAGACTAACTGGGGCCCAGAGGTGTTCCTAAACACCAGACCAGACTAACTGGGGCCCAGAGGTGTTCCTGACCACCAGACTAGACTAACTGGGGCCCAGAGGTGTTCCTAAACACCAGACTAACTGGGGCCCAGAGGTGTTCCTGACCACCAGACCAAACTAACTGGGGCCCAGAGGTGTTCCTAAACACCAGACTAGACTAACTGGGGCCCAGAGGTGTTCCTAAACACCAGACCAGACTAACTGGGGCCCAGAGGTGTTCCTGACCACCAGACCAGACTAACTGGGGCCCAGAGGTGTTCCTAAACACCAGACCAGACTAACTGGGGCCCAGAGGTGTTCCTGACCACCAGACCAGACTAACTGGGGCCCAGAGGTGTTCCTGACCACCAGACCAGACTAACTGGGGCCCAGGTGTTCCTAAACACCAGACTAACTGGGGCCCAGAGGTGTTCCTGACCACCAGACCAGACTAACTGGGGCCCAGGTGTTCCTAAACACCAGACTAACTGGGGCCCAGAGGTGTTCCTGACCACCAGACCAGACTAACTGGGGCCCAGAGATGTTCCTAAACACCAGACTAACTGGGGCCCAGAGGTGTTCCAGCTCAGGAATAACTCCAGGCCCAAGGCATAATTTAACCAACACTTGGCTcacatcagggttggggtcaattccatttcaattcagttaaCTCAGGAAGTAAAACTGGAAATTCCAGTTCCTAATATTTCCATTCAACTGTATCGCATTGGCATTGACAAAAAAAATTGGAAtcggaatttcagtttacttcctgaattgactgaatttaaatggattttttaaTTGACCCCAACCCAGGCTCACATAGACCATGTTACCATGTGAATATCCTCCTTATTCCTTACCCAGGAACATCATGAGCGTAGTCTTGACGAAGGCCACCAGGGTCATACCCGCCATGACACTCAGTATCCCCATGAGAATGATGACGAGGTCGGGCACGCCGCAGCGAGAGAACACCGTCACGCCCACGAAGCTGGTCAGGAACACCGTGGTGGACAGCGCCGAGCCGTAGCCAATCAGGATCTCGGTCCAGCACAGCGGCTGGTTGAGCTCGTACAGCGTGATCATGGAGAGCCCGCCCATGTTGgcgaaggagaaggaggagaagaggagcaaGAGGAGAACCAGGAGGATATTGCGCCTCCTGCTGGCCCCTGCAAACAGCTGGTAGACCCCGCAGGCCAGCTGACGCATGGCGGTGCGGCGCGGGGATCCGTCCAGGGGGTCATCTGGAGGTCGTTGGAGCGTCTCCTCCAGGATGAAGACGGCGTAGATCAGGTTGAAACACTGGAACAGAGCAGAGGTGAAAAAGGGCCAGTTGAAGCCTGCTGCTTGGAGGAAGTATCCCGTAGAGAGAGAGGCCACTCCAGACAGCAGGCCGATCACCATGTCCACCCCGGCCATACGCAGGGTCTTCTGCTGTCCGTCCTCACACAGGTCAGCGATGTAGGAGAAACAACCACCCAGGAAGGTCCCAGAGCCCCCGAACAGGGCGCTGACGAACGCCGAGACGATGAGGAGGTAGAGGTCAAGCTCGAAGAAGGAGACGGCCAGGAAAGACAGGGCGTAGAACAGAGAGCCAATCAGAGGCAGGATGATGGTGATCTTGCGTCCGCGCTGGTCGCTGTAGGCGACGAGGACGAGGGTGACTGCCAGGGAGGGGATCATGGAGAAGAGCTCGGtgtagagggagaagagagacgcCGCCTTCTGGACCTCCTGGTGTAAACAACAACATGGAGAAGAGCTCAGTATAGAGGGAGAAGATAAACTATATTAACATCAACATGGAGAAGAGCTCAGTATAGAGGGAGAAGATAAACTATATTAACATCAACATGGAGAAGAGCTCAGTATAGAGGGAGAAGATAAACTATATTAACATCAACATGGAGAAGAGCTCAGTATAGAGGGAGAAGATAAACTATATTAACATCAACATGGAGAAGAGCTCAGTATAGAGGGAGAAGATAAACTATATTAACATCAACATGGAGAAGAGCTCAGTATAGAGGGAGAAGATAAACTATATTAACATCAACATGGAGAAGAGCTCAGTATAGAGGGAGAAGATAAACTATATTAACATCAACATGGAGAAGAGCTCAGTATAGAGGGAGAAGATAAACTATATTAACATCAACATGGAGAAGAGCTCAGTATAGAGGGAGAAGATAAACTATATTAACATCAACATGGAGAAGAGCTCAGTATAGAGGGAGAAGATAAACTATATTAACATCAACATGGAGAAGAGCTCAGTATAGAGGGAGAAGATAAACTATATTAACATCAACATGGAGAAGAGCTCAGTATAGAGGGAGAAGATAAACTATATTAACAACAACATGGAGAAGAGCTCAGTATAGAGGGAGAAGATAAACTATATTAACATCAACATGGAGAAGAGCTCAGTATAGAGGGAGAAGATAAACTATATTAACATCAACATGGAGAAGAGCTCAGTATAGAGGGAGAAGATAAACTATATTAACATCAACATGGAGAAGAGCTCAGTATAGAGGGAGAAGATAAACTATATTAACATCAACATGGAGAAGAGCTCAGTATAGAGGGAGAAGATAAACTATATTAACATCAACATGGAGAAGAGCTCAGTATAGAGGGAGAAGATAAACTATATTAACATCAACATGGAGAAGAGCTCAGTATAGAGGGAGAAGATAAACTATATTAACATCAACATGGAGAAGAGCTCAGTATAGAGGGAGAAGATAAACTATATTAACATCAACATGGAGAAGAGCTCAGTATAGAGGGAGAAGatacatacaaacaaacaacaacatgaaggtGAGGGAAGGGATCATGGAGCAGAGATTGGTGACTGAAGcaatatcgtttttttttttttttagctggaGTGCCGTGTGTTTACCCCAGATAATAAAAACACGAATCGGTTAAACACACAAGGTAATGGATAATAGCCATGGGGGAAAAACACACACTGACGGACCCGGAGATAACCATGACAAATTACGGACTAAATTCCACAGAACACCAGACACTCTCCTTATCCACAGTGATTCACTTCTGATTTGATGCAATCGTGAAGAAAACAAAAGAGGAAGTATAGAACAGAAAAAAGGAGAAATGTGACAATGCTCTGCTCTGTTATAGGCCAGTAGACAGCTCTACAGGGAAATATAAGGTTATTTATGTCAATCAGGCTTCAAGCAGAAAGAAACTTAACTCTTGTCTCAACCATAACAGGTGTAGATGTGGTTCTTGTCTTTTCAAACCCAAAACGAGAAGTATTTTTCCTGATCAACAAGTCATTCAGACATCTTTTCTCTGTGTCTTTCAATGGCCACTGACTGCACTGTCTTTTCAGACTAGGCTATAACAGAATAGCATGAAGACTCTGCTTAGCCAATCAACTGGAGAAACCCTGTCAGCGTCCCAAATACCTGCCAGCTGTATCTAATGAGACGTGACATCTCCTAGTTGGTTGCAGTCTAACCATGTTAATAATTACAGTAGCCTGCTAGCTGGCTCTGACACTTATCGGATGAGGcacggcttgcaaactatcacagagatacaaagggaaacccagccgtgagctgcccagtgacgcgagcctaccagatgagctaaatgccttctatgctcgctacgaggcaagcaacactgaaccatgcatgagagcaccagctagtccggacgactgtgtgatcacgctctacgtagccgatgtgagtaagaactttaaacaggttaaagttcacaaggccgcagagccagacggattaccaggaaatGTACTCCAAACATGCGCTGACCTCTACTTGACCCTgtctgtaataacaacatgtttaaagcagaccaacatagtccctgtgcccaagaacgccaaagtaacctgtctaaatgactatcaccctgtagcactcacatctgtagccatgaaatgctttgaaaggctggtcatggctcacatcaacatcattccAGACATCCCACTCCAAttcaccaacacagtcatgaagagggcatgacaatgtCTCTTtcaccctcaggaggctgaaaagatttggcatgggcttgcagatcctcaaaaagttctacaacggcaccattgagagcatcttgactagctgcatcaccacttggtatggacactgcttggcatccgaccacagacgctacagagggtagtgtgtacggcccagtacatcacaggggccgagctccctgccatccaggacctctataccatgtGGTGTCAGAGggaggtcctaaaaattgtcagaaaacttcagccacccgagtcatagactgttctctctgctagcgcacggcaagcggtaccattGCACCAAGTCTggtaccaacaggaccctgaacagcttctacccccaagccataagactgatgaatagttaaccaaatagctacctggactgtCTGCATTGACCTTTTTacacaaatgtatatatatatatatatatatatatatatatatatatacacaaatgtatatgtgtatatgtgtatatgtgttgtatatatgtatatatatatattgttacggatacaggtatcctgtgtatgtatcctgtaggtgtgtttcttttctctccttctcccctcacagttgacaatcatcactccccaatcagtcatcaatcagtcgctaatcagaagacacctgttccttttccctcaaccattcacagcccctttcccttggtttaaaaacccagtcagttgttttctctccAGATCAATTATCTCGCtagctcattctcactctgtgatcaatctttgtgctcattctctctccatctcactctatGTTCCCAGCTCTCTTTCTGTATTGATCTCTCTTTTGGTTAGcaactacatgtcactttgtccatcccacctgtgagtattgtttttgttaaagtgttgactgtttgtttgttggtgagaaaagggggtaccaag
It encodes:
- the slc46a3 gene encoding solute carrier family 46 member 3 isoform X2, which codes for MIPSLAVTLVLVAYSDQRGRKITIILPLIGSLFYALSFLAVSFFELDLYLLIVSAFVSALFGGSGTFLGGCFSYIADLCEDGQQKTLRMAGVDMVIGLLSGVASLSTGYFLQAAGFNWPFFTSALFQCFNLIYAVFILEETLQRPPDDPLDGSPRRTAMRQLACGVYQLFAGASRRRNILLVLLLLLFSSFSFANMGGLSMITLYELNQPLCWTEILIGYGSALSTTVFLTSFVGVTVFSRCGVPDLVIILMGILSVMAGMTLVAFVKTTLMMFLVRLPMLLAIMPFPVLRSMMSKIVSKNEQGALFACLACLDSVSISVAIAVFNSLYAVTVTWYPGFCFLLSAGLCVIPLAMLAGVGLLGVEEGKEAKETEALIPGEEGLAGDENDNPPLT
- the slc46a3 gene encoding solute carrier family 46 member 3 isoform X1 — its product is MKGLYLVEPLVAFYSFASFLVYPLIQQYVYRRLWQELTNTTYPVSDNTSRCDPSNTSSHHEEVQKAASLFSLYTELFSMIPSLAVTLVLVAYSDQRGRKITIILPLIGSLFYALSFLAVSFFELDLYLLIVSAFVSALFGGSGTFLGGCFSYIADLCEDGQQKTLRMAGVDMVIGLLSGVASLSTGYFLQAAGFNWPFFTSALFQCFNLIYAVFILEETLQRPPDDPLDGSPRRTAMRQLACGVYQLFAGASRRRNILLVLLLLLFSSFSFANMGGLSMITLYELNQPLCWTEILIGYGSALSTTVFLTSFVGVTVFSRCGVPDLVIILMGILSVMAGMTLVAFVKTTLMMFLVRLPMLLAIMPFPVLRSMMSKIVSKNEQGALFACLACLDSVSISVAIAVFNSLYAVTVTWYPGFCFLLSAGLCVIPLAMLAGVGLLGVEEGKEAKETEALIPGEEGLAGDENDNPPLT